From Gimesia panareensis, the proteins below share one genomic window:
- the tnpB gene encoding IS66 family insertion sequence element accessory protein TnpB (TnpB, as the term is used for proteins encoded by IS66 family insertion elements, is considered an accessory protein, since TnpC, encoded by a neighboring gene, is a DDE family transposase.), with protein sequence MMGLPSGTPIYLCTEPVDFRNGFDGLTGIVTATLGQNVLNGSLFLFVNRRRDRIKALWWETGGLTLWYRRLEQGTVELPTPEDDKTHVTIDSVELAMWIAGVSLKSSRHRRKRMTAV encoded by the coding sequence ATGATGGGCTTGCCCAGCGGCACGCCCATCTACCTGTGCACCGAGCCGGTCGATTTTCGTAACGGCTTCGACGGTTTAACCGGCATTGTCACCGCGACGCTGGGTCAGAACGTCCTCAACGGTTCTCTATTCCTGTTTGTGAACCGCCGACGCGATCGTATCAAAGCCCTGTGGTGGGAGACCGGCGGACTGACGTTATGGTACCGGCGGCTTGAGCAAGGTACCGTTGAGCTGCCAACGCCCGAAGACGACAAAACCCACGTGACCATCGATTCGGTCGAACTGGCCATGTGGATCGCCGGCGTTTCGCTGAAGTCGTCCAGGCACAGAAGAAAGCGAATGACTGCGGTCTGA
- a CDS encoding tetratricopeptide repeat protein, whose amino-acid sequence MAAWSDEQILMMLRRAHEPQAGGDSIRNLDKMSASKCGALGEKLLNAGRTNEAEQCFFVALKKSEQDGELLIQCMAAISLGRLCRKRGDSQQSMTLLQQSLDLAERLEDQRLQGINYGEIGQLFRIQGQYTKAADYYKKSIEIDQEIGNERGQAVGFCNLGSVYLRQDDYERAIKACEKSLAISLSLRDENLTATSYCNLGSIYQQQSRYDRAIEMLLKSLEISDSLGNEQISADAYHNLGNVYLEMGQFDTAISIHEKALNIFRRFEDEPRMAQIYCNLATSYQHKGVTARALEYNDKSLKISERIGDQHGAAIVNLNFGNVYLQADDLDQARQHYAKAQSLFEMLDLSHEAQKAARVLKTL is encoded by the coding sequence TTGGCAGCCTGGTCGGATGAACAAATTCTTATGATGCTACGGCGAGCCCACGAGCCGCAAGCTGGGGGAGATTCTATTCGGAATCTGGACAAAATGTCCGCAAGTAAATGCGGCGCGCTGGGCGAAAAACTCTTGAACGCTGGCCGCACGAACGAGGCTGAACAATGTTTTTTTGTGGCGTTGAAGAAAAGCGAGCAGGATGGCGAACTGTTGATTCAGTGTATGGCTGCCATATCGTTGGGGCGTTTGTGTAGGAAACGGGGCGATTCGCAACAGTCGATGACTTTGTTGCAGCAGTCACTGGATCTAGCGGAGCGTTTAGAAGATCAGCGGTTGCAAGGTATTAATTACGGAGAAATCGGCCAACTCTTCCGCATACAGGGACAATACACAAAAGCAGCGGATTACTATAAAAAGTCAATCGAGATTGACCAAGAAATTGGTAACGAACGTGGACAAGCTGTCGGCTTCTGCAATCTGGGCAGTGTCTACTTAAGGCAAGACGATTATGAGAGGGCAATCAAAGCATGTGAGAAGAGTCTTGCCATCTCACTTTCTTTGCGGGACGAAAACTTGACCGCTACATCGTACTGCAATCTCGGTAGTATTTACCAACAGCAGAGCCGCTACGACCGCGCGATCGAGATGCTTCTGAAGAGCCTGGAAATCTCTGATAGCCTGGGCAACGAACAGATTTCCGCCGATGCTTATCACAATCTCGGTAACGTCTACCTCGAAATGGGTCAATTCGACACAGCCATCAGCATACACGAGAAGGCCCTGAATATTTTCCGACGGTTTGAAGATGAGCCAAGGATGGCACAGATTTACTGCAATCTCGCCACTTCGTATCAACACAAAGGTGTTACAGCCAGAGCTTTAGAATACAACGACAAGTCTCTGAAGATCAGCGAACGCATTGGTGATCAGCATGGCGCGGCCATCGTAAACTTAAACTTTGGTAATGTCTACCTCCAGGCTGACGACCTCGATCAGGCCCGGCAGCACTACGCAAAAGCCCAGTCTCTCTTCGAAATGCTCGACCTGTCGCACGAAGCACAAAAGGCTGCTCGGGTGTTGAAAACGCTCTGA
- a CDS encoding tetratricopeptide repeat protein, which produces MEIPPAVKTAIVQLRSQHAELTSMSDEQILMMLPHAQTKATSENPVQYLDKMLALECGALGEQLLRVGRWDEAEQCLFAALEKGELESDLKIQCMAVMALGQLCEHRGDFPQAMKLLQQSLVLSERLGYRLLQGVSYSKIGDLYCMRGQYLQAVKHYQNVIQIGIELDDEQLLAGSYLNLGIVYDIQGNFDRAIEAYEKGLAMSSRVGDERFSASAYCNLGEVYRKQGRYGRAIEMLLKSLEISDSLGNELTSANSYGTLGSIYREMGEFDEAIYMFKKVLEIAERIGDEPKMAKAYDGLASVYQQKRDTPRALEYYDKSLKICELTGDQHTSAISYFNLSTLYRETGDHDQARRYHEKAQALFEMLNLSRETQQAVQALKKL; this is translated from the coding sequence ATGGAAATCCCGCCAGCAGTCAAAACGGCGATCGTCCAACTCCGCTCGCAACACGCCGAGTTGACAAGCATGTCAGATGAACAGATCTTGATGATGCTCCCGCATGCCCAGACGAAAGCGACATCTGAAAATCCGGTTCAGTATTTGGACAAGATGTTGGCACTTGAGTGCGGTGCACTGGGTGAGCAACTCTTGCGCGTCGGTCGCTGGGACGAAGCCGAACAATGTCTCTTCGCGGCGTTGGAGAAAGGCGAACTTGAAAGTGACCTGAAAATTCAGTGCATGGCTGTCATGGCTCTAGGCCAACTATGTGAGCATCGTGGCGATTTCCCGCAGGCAATGAAGCTGTTGCAGCAGTCACTCGTCTTGTCGGAACGGTTGGGCTATAGGCTGTTGCAAGGCGTAAGCTACAGCAAAATCGGTGATCTCTACTGTATGCGGGGGCAATATCTGCAAGCGGTAAAGCACTACCAGAATGTCATCCAGATTGGCATAGAACTCGACGACGAACAGCTACTAGCTGGAAGCTACCTCAATCTGGGAATCGTCTATGACATTCAAGGTAACTTTGATCGAGCGATTGAGGCATACGAGAAGGGTCTTGCCATGTCGTCGCGGGTTGGTGATGAGCGATTTTCCGCCAGTGCATATTGCAATCTGGGAGAAGTATATCGAAAGCAAGGTCGCTATGGCCGCGCGATCGAGATGCTTCTGAAGAGCCTGGAAATCTCTGATAGTCTGGGCAACGAACTGACTTCCGCCAACTCGTACGGCACGCTTGGCAGCATTTACCGGGAAATGGGCGAATTCGACGAGGCTATCTACATGTTCAAAAAAGTCCTAGAGATCGCCGAGCGGATTGGAGACGAGCCGAAAATGGCAAAGGCTTACGACGGTCTAGCCAGCGTATACCAACAGAAGCGCGACACGCCTAGGGCTCTGGAATACTACGATAAGTCCCTGAAGATTTGCGAACTCACCGGTGATCAGCATACTTCGGCCATTTCATACTTCAACCTGAGCACTCTCTACCGTGAGACGGGTGATCACGATCAAGCCCGGCGATACCACGAAAAGGCCCAGGCTCTCTTCGAAATGCTCAATTTGTCGCGCGAGACACAACAGGCCGTGCAGGCGTTGAAGAAGCTCTGA
- a CDS encoding CHAT domain-containing protein, translating into MTTLRIKQTTEITGAYRIELTLEGNGLAPQNAFASFSFEMSPQDQEDLRWYLEDYLQFPHDPAPAIAARTEQRMTEIGIELFQAVFDSSTQATRLWAKVYERVSDMRIEIVTSVREAGAIPWELLRDPHTDVVLALRAAAFVRTHQEAAFTPKPLVATSGPIRILLVICRPKQGDDVPFRSVASRLVKSLTDDSRSVFQLDVLRPPTYDQFAKTLRKAKRDGQPYHVVHFDGHGMYAEFSNDDGSEAAAAWLKSMIPLILSGPREGSHGYLLFENPISDQNLQFVDGDSLGKLLYETNTPVLVLNACRSAHLDVANQPEPAASSDEMHAQIRAFGSLAQEVIDAGVTGVVAMRYNVYVVTAAQFVADLYAALVQGNTLGGAVTLGRKQLRDNLDRTIDFAARQLQDWCVPLVYEAIPTVLFDPKTERQPLSIKVGAGGSLEAMGSLDRTLTPPPDVGFFGRDETLLALDRAFDVERIVLLHAYAGSGKTATAAEFARWYSLTGGVAGPVLFTSFEQHRPLPRVLDRVGEVFGSILEQSGVNWLALDDGVRRDVALEVLNQIPVVWIWDNVESVAGFPDGTKSEWSDDEQKKLVDFLRDAAQTKAKFLLTSRREEREWLGDNLPCRVPIPPMPMLERVQFTQAIAQRQKRKMTDVADWWPLLEFTDGNPLTITVLVGQALRDGLKTRDQIEAFVEKLRSGEAVFKDDIDEGRDRSLTASLSYGFEHAFDKGQHRVLALLHFFQGFVDVRVLHAMGRSDADWCLPTMRGLPREAGIQLLDRAAEVGLLTSFGGGYYTIHPALPWFFKRLFDEYFSNSENLQLLAKRAFVEAMGDLGCHYHRQYNKGIRDIISVLFYEEANLRHAYRMARSNGWWDAVIATMQGLHTLFQCAGRKGEWRSLVDEVLPDFLDLKTDQPLPGREKQWLTITKYRADLARDARKWNEANHLLLLIIEFQRAELKNALSEPIEALSEKERGGIDTLGAALTSLGQMRLSLDIQESLDNFHEAFKLAKKINDSSRAAICAFNLGNAYSRFASSRNLEQAENWFQHSLHLRIKDDNLGRARCLHSLGVLKLTRFQMALADHFRDSTEPVDLRTQQFHRNWNGALNYLNQAMKLIPSEAVVDLALTHTALGSLYTEINDIDSALRHYNYAIRYQEVTGDFYEAGAIRANMAITLVQSGRLIDAREYALAALRNYHTYGDAVATEVQEMHNVITYIEQFTNQQSK; encoded by the coding sequence ATGACAACGCTTCGAATCAAGCAAACGACCGAAATCACAGGTGCGTATAGGATCGAACTCACCCTTGAAGGCAATGGCTTGGCTCCGCAAAACGCTTTTGCTTCGTTCTCCTTCGAAATGTCGCCTCAGGATCAGGAAGACTTGCGTTGGTATCTGGAAGATTACCTCCAATTCCCGCACGATCCCGCTCCAGCCATCGCTGCGCGCACCGAGCAACGTATGACTGAGATCGGGATAGAGTTGTTCCAGGCAGTCTTCGATTCCAGCACGCAAGCCACGCGACTGTGGGCTAAGGTCTATGAGCGCGTTAGCGACATGCGAATCGAAATCGTCACGAGTGTGCGAGAAGCGGGGGCCATCCCGTGGGAACTGCTCCGCGATCCACACACTGACGTGGTTCTCGCGTTGAGGGCCGCCGCATTTGTTCGCACTCATCAAGAAGCCGCCTTCACCCCGAAACCGCTCGTCGCTACCTCCGGCCCGATTCGCATCCTGCTGGTGATCTGCCGACCTAAGCAAGGGGACGACGTGCCATTCCGCTCAGTAGCCAGCCGCCTGGTGAAATCTCTCACCGACGACTCCCGGTCAGTATTTCAACTTGATGTGCTCCGGCCACCGACCTACGACCAATTTGCCAAGACGCTGAGGAAGGCCAAGCGTGATGGCCAACCCTACCACGTTGTCCATTTCGACGGGCACGGAATGTACGCCGAGTTTTCCAACGACGATGGTAGCGAGGCCGCGGCGGCGTGGCTGAAGAGTATGATTCCGCTGATACTCTCTGGGCCGCGCGAGGGCTCGCACGGCTACCTGCTGTTCGAGAATCCAATCAGCGATCAGAATCTTCAGTTTGTCGATGGCGACTCGTTGGGCAAGTTGTTGTACGAGACAAACACGCCGGTGCTAGTGTTGAACGCTTGCCGCAGTGCCCATCTGGATGTGGCTAACCAACCCGAACCCGCCGCGTCTTCGGATGAGATGCACGCGCAAATTCGCGCGTTTGGATCGTTGGCGCAGGAAGTGATCGACGCGGGGGTCACGGGCGTGGTGGCCATGCGGTACAACGTCTACGTGGTAACCGCGGCCCAGTTCGTAGCCGACTTGTATGCCGCGCTGGTCCAAGGCAACACATTGGGCGGTGCAGTGACGCTGGGCCGGAAGCAATTACGAGACAATCTCGACCGAACAATCGACTTCGCTGCGCGGCAGCTGCAGGACTGGTGCGTGCCATTGGTCTACGAAGCGATACCCACAGTTTTATTCGATCCAAAGACCGAAAGGCAGCCACTGTCGATCAAAGTCGGAGCCGGAGGATCATTGGAAGCTATGGGTTCGCTTGACCGGACTCTGACGCCCCCCCCTGACGTCGGTTTTTTCGGTCGCGACGAAACGCTGCTGGCGCTCGACCGCGCTTTCGACGTGGAACGAATCGTACTGTTACACGCGTACGCCGGTAGCGGCAAAACCGCGACGGCAGCTGAGTTCGCTCGATGGTACTCGCTGACCGGTGGCGTTGCCGGTCCCGTGCTGTTCACTTCCTTTGAACAACACCGTCCGCTCCCACGCGTACTAGATCGAGTGGGCGAAGTCTTCGGTTCGATACTCGAACAGTCGGGCGTTAATTGGCTGGCTCTGGACGACGGCGTTCGTCGCGACGTGGCGCTGGAAGTTCTGAACCAAATCCCCGTTGTGTGGATCTGGGACAATGTCGAATCAGTCGCCGGTTTTCCTGACGGAACTAAGTCGGAGTGGAGTGACGACGAGCAGAAGAAGCTTGTTGACTTCCTACGGGACGCCGCACAGACTAAGGCAAAATTCTTGTTGACTAGTCGGCGAGAGGAAAGGGAGTGGCTGGGCGACAACCTGCCCTGCCGCGTTCCGATTCCTCCGATGCCTATGTTGGAACGCGTACAATTTACCCAAGCCATTGCCCAGCGACAAAAGCGAAAAATGACTGATGTAGCCGACTGGTGGCCACTCTTGGAGTTCACCGATGGGAACCCTCTGACCATAACCGTTCTGGTCGGACAGGCCCTGCGCGACGGGCTGAAAACTCGCGACCAAATCGAGGCATTTGTGGAAAAACTCCGTAGTGGCGAGGCCGTTTTCAAAGATGACATCGATGAGGGGCGCGACCGCAGTCTCACCGCCTCGCTCAGTTACGGATTCGAGCACGCCTTTGACAAAGGACAGCACCGCGTACTGGCTCTATTGCACTTCTTCCAGGGGTTTGTAGATGTGCGAGTGCTGCATGCGATGGGGCGTTCAGATGCCGATTGGTGTTTACCCACCATGCGGGGCTTACCCCGTGAAGCAGGAATACAGTTGTTAGATCGGGCCGCCGAAGTAGGACTTCTTACGTCATTCGGCGGTGGTTACTATACCATTCACCCAGCCCTGCCGTGGTTCTTCAAGAGACTGTTCGACGAGTACTTCTCCAACTCCGAGAATCTCCAATTACTTGCCAAGCGCGCCTTCGTTGAAGCGATGGGCGACCTGGGGTGCCATTACCATCGACAATACAATAAAGGCATTCGAGACATAATTTCCGTCTTGTTCTACGAAGAAGCTAACTTACGACATGCCTATCGTATGGCTCGTTCAAACGGTTGGTGGGATGCGGTGATTGCCACGATGCAAGGATTACATACGTTGTTCCAATGTGCGGGCCGCAAAGGCGAATGGCGATCTCTCGTAGATGAAGTGTTGCCTGATTTTTTAGATCTAAAAACCGATCAACCTTTGCCAGGGCGAGAAAAACAGTGGCTCACCATAACTAAGTATCGTGCAGATCTCGCCCGCGATGCTCGAAAGTGGAATGAGGCCAACCATTTACTATTACTCATTATCGAATTTCAGCGTGCAGAATTAAAGAATGCCCTTTCAGAGCCAATAGAAGCATTAAGCGAGAAGGAACGCGGCGGAATTGATACTCTTGGAGCGGCATTAACTAGCCTTGGCCAAATGCGACTAAGTCTCGACATACAAGAGTCCCTGGACAATTTCCATGAAGCATTTAAATTAGCCAAAAAAATCAATGATTCCAGCCGCGCCGCAATCTGCGCATTCAACCTCGGAAATGCCTATTCTAGATTCGCATCATCTCGTAATCTTGAACAGGCAGAGAATTGGTTTCAGCACAGCCTACACCTTCGAATCAAGGATGACAATTTGGGAAGAGCAAGATGTCTGCATAGCCTTGGGGTGTTAAAGTTAACACGCTTTCAAATGGCTCTCGCTGATCACTTTCGGGATTCAACAGAACCGGTCGATTTAAGAACTCAACAGTTTCATCGAAATTGGAATGGGGCTTTAAACTACCTAAATCAGGCAATGAAACTGATTCCAAGTGAAGCGGTCGTTGATTTGGCACTGACGCATACGGCCCTTGGTTCCCTCTATACTGAAATTAACGACATTGATAGTGCGCTCCGGCACTATAACTATGCAATTCGCTATCAAGAAGTAACTGGGGATTTCTATGAGGCTGGCGCTATCCGTGCCAACATGGCGATTACGCTTGTCCAATCTGGTCGCCTAATTGATGCGCGGGAATACGCTTTGGCAGCTCTACGGAATTACCATACCTATGGTGACGCCGTGGCGACTGAGGTACAAGAGATGCATAACGTAATTACATATATCGAACAGTTCACCAATCAACAAAGCAAGTAA
- a CDS encoding tetratricopeptide repeat protein, whose amino-acid sequence MLIPQEIKAMIAQTRSQHTELEDVSDEQLMMMIEQAKSPEAEGDLVQDFDEMSGDDCISQGQKLIYPGRWDEAERYFFAALEKGELESDLKIQCMAVESLGELCRLRGDFHQAMQLSQKALGLAELLGDRQMQAVIYNGIGGLYRMQGRYGQAADQYKKVMQISNELDEKQLRAASYGNLGIVYRKQGDLAQAIEALEKSLTFSLRLGDERGSAVAYDNLGMIYQEQGHHDRAIEMLLKSLTISDRLGDDLISADRYGNLGNVQREIGEFDEAIRLFEIALGICGRIGDEPGMAKEFCNLAIVYSQKGNPAKALMYYDKSLKIDERIGDQHGAAISYFNLATLYRQIGDRDQARQHYEKSKALCEALDLTLDAKRAAQALQTL is encoded by the coding sequence ATGTTGATCCCGCAAGAAATCAAAGCAATGATCGCGCAAACCCGCTCGCAGCACACCGAGTTGGAGGACGTGTCGGATGAGCAGCTTATGATGATGATCGAACAAGCCAAGTCGCCAGAGGCCGAGGGAGACTTGGTTCAGGATTTCGACGAGATGTCGGGCGATGACTGCATCTCGCAGGGACAGAAACTCATCTACCCTGGTCGCTGGGATGAGGCGGAAAGATACTTTTTCGCGGCGTTGGAGAAAGGCGAACTTGAAAGTGACCTGAAAATTCAGTGTATGGCTGTGGAATCATTAGGCGAGCTATGTAGGCTTAGAGGTGATTTCCATCAGGCAATGCAGCTGTCGCAGAAGGCACTTGGCTTGGCGGAGTTGTTGGGTGACCGGCAGATGCAAGCCGTAATCTATAACGGAATTGGTGGACTCTATCGTATGCAGGGCCGATACGGGCAAGCCGCAGATCAATACAAGAAGGTCATGCAGATTAGCAACGAACTCGACGAAAAACAGCTTCGCGCTGCAAGCTACGGTAACTTGGGGATCGTCTACAGAAAACAAGGTGATTTAGCGCAGGCGATTGAAGCACTAGAAAAAAGTCTTACCTTCTCCTTGCGTTTAGGCGATGAGCGCGGCTCCGCCGTAGCATACGACAACCTCGGTATGATCTACCAAGAGCAGGGCCACCACGACCGCGCGATCGAGATGCTGCTGAAAAGTTTGACGATAAGCGACCGTCTGGGCGATGACCTGATTTCCGCGGATAGGTACGGCAACCTCGGTAATGTCCAACGCGAAATTGGCGAATTCGACGAGGCGATCCGTCTGTTCGAAATAGCACTGGGGATTTGCGGGCGGATCGGAGATGAGCCAGGCATGGCTAAGGAATTCTGTAATTTGGCCATCGTATACAGCCAAAAGGGCAACCCGGCCAAAGCTCTGATGTACTATGACAAGTCGCTGAAGATTGACGAACGCATTGGCGATCAGCACGGTGCCGCCATTTCATACTTCAATCTGGCCACTCTATACCGTCAGATCGGAGACCGCGATCAGGCCCGTCAGCATTATGAAAAGTCTAAGGCCCTTTGCGAAGCGCTCGATTTGACCCTCGATGCAAAACGGGCCGCGCAGGCGTTGCAGACACTGTAA
- the tnpC gene encoding IS66 family transposase, translating to MVLVYGYEQQREVEQLKHFIERLLRQRFGARSEKIAPNQMSLFDEPEAAEEVAEPEDDEPPPTAVSAHRRRGGGRNKLPDHLPRERVEHDLTESEKRCPCCDQTRQRIGEISHEQLEFIPASLKVIEHVRFKYACRECEEHVVLAAAPARPIAKGFAGPGLLSTILVGKYSDHLPLYRHESILSRNGVQLSRSTMSRWVLETAELLQPLTDLMKSRVLQSHVMHTDDTTIPVQDQRLSRTRTGRFWVYCGDAGHPYSVYDFTPNRERAGPQAFLKHFRGYLQADAYAGYEELYRSGRIQQVLCWAHARRKFYDARTVQPEAAHRALLFIQQLYAIEREASDLQQPADCERWWQHRRQLRQDKALPVLEQFRDWLTETSRVLLPKSPVAVAMQYLLSRWSGFTRYCTEGILSIDNNLAERTLRPCAIGRKNYLFVGSDRGGEAAAVHYSLMASCKANEVEPFAYLRDVLSRITDHAADRLEELLPDQWLKQHPESHRPRRR from the coding sequence ATGGTTCTGGTGTACGGTTACGAGCAACAGCGGGAAGTCGAGCAACTCAAACATTTCATTGAGCGGCTGCTGCGACAACGGTTTGGCGCCCGTTCTGAAAAGATCGCCCCCAATCAAATGAGCCTGTTTGATGAACCCGAGGCTGCAGAGGAAGTTGCTGAACCCGAGGACGATGAACCGCCTCCTACTGCGGTTTCCGCACATCGTCGTCGTGGCGGCGGCCGCAACAAGCTGCCCGACCATTTACCTCGGGAACGGGTAGAACATGACCTGACCGAATCGGAAAAACGCTGTCCCTGCTGCGACCAGACACGGCAGCGGATCGGAGAAATCAGCCACGAACAGTTAGAATTCATTCCTGCCAGCCTGAAAGTGATCGAGCACGTACGTTTCAAATACGCGTGCCGGGAGTGTGAAGAGCATGTGGTGCTGGCGGCTGCTCCTGCCCGGCCGATTGCCAAAGGCTTCGCCGGCCCCGGCTTGCTCTCGACGATCCTGGTGGGGAAATACTCAGATCATCTCCCCCTGTATCGTCATGAATCCATTCTCAGCCGGAATGGCGTACAGCTTTCGCGGAGCACGATGAGCCGCTGGGTACTGGAAACTGCGGAATTACTGCAACCGCTGACTGATCTGATGAAAAGTCGCGTTCTGCAGTCGCATGTCATGCATACGGACGATACAACGATTCCCGTCCAGGACCAACGGCTTTCCCGCACGCGGACCGGCCGGTTCTGGGTTTACTGCGGCGATGCCGGGCATCCGTATTCGGTCTATGATTTCACCCCGAACCGGGAACGCGCCGGTCCCCAGGCGTTTTTAAAACACTTTCGCGGTTATCTGCAGGCAGACGCGTATGCCGGTTACGAAGAACTGTACCGGTCAGGCAGGATTCAGCAGGTCTTGTGCTGGGCGCATGCGCGACGCAAGTTTTACGATGCGCGGACCGTGCAGCCGGAAGCCGCACACCGGGCATTATTGTTTATCCAGCAGTTATACGCGATTGAACGGGAAGCCAGCGATCTGCAACAGCCGGCGGACTGTGAACGCTGGTGGCAACACCGCCGACAGTTGCGACAGGACAAGGCGTTACCGGTTCTGGAACAGTTCCGCGACTGGTTAACAGAGACATCGCGTGTGCTATTACCGAAAAGTCCGGTGGCAGTCGCGATGCAATATCTGTTAAGCCGCTGGTCCGGTTTTACGCGGTATTGTACCGAGGGCATTCTGTCGATTGACAACAATCTGGCCGAACGCACCTTGCGTCCCTGTGCTATCGGCCGGAAGAATTATCTATTCGTCGGCAGTGATCGGGGCGGCGAGGCCGCCGCCGTGCACTACAGTCTGATGGCCAGTTGCAAAGCAAACGAAGTAGAACCGTTTGCTTATCTGAGAGATGTGCTGAGTCGGATAACCGATCACGCCGCCGATCGTCTGGAAGAACTGCTGCCGGACCAATGGCTGAAGCAACACCCCGAATCCCACCGCCCCCGCCGACGATGA
- a CDS encoding recombinase family protein, which translates to MDSLLQHGGKRENIFCDKLSGAKADRLGLLFCQESLRRGDTLLVWMLDRLRRSLRHLVAMIEDLKEREIGFRSICDGIIDTTTPSGELIFHVFSALAQFERQLIQERTKAGLAAARARGRKGGEVIPHWIQSHPELFWHKNCFAINRSVQYI; encoded by the coding sequence ATTGATTCTCTACTACAACATGGGGGCAAACGTGAGAACATCTTCTGTGACAAACTCTCGGGTGCTAAAGCAGATCGACTGGGGCTTTTATTTTGCCAAGAAAGTTTGCGACGTGGAGATACTCTCCTTGTATGGATGCTCGACCGACTGAGGCGTTCCTTGCGTCATCTTGTTGCTATGATTGAAGACCTGAAGGAACGAGAAATCGGATTTCGTTCGATTTGTGATGGTATCATCGATACAACAACACCTTCAGGCGAACTGATCTTTCATGTTTTCTCTGCTCTCGCCCAATTCGAGCGACAACTTATACAAGAGAGGACTAAAGCAGGCTTGGCTGCAGCCCGAGCGCGCGGACGTAAGGGAGGGGAGGTCATCCCCCACTGGATCCAAAGTCACCCAGAGTTGTTCTGGCACAAAAACTGTTTCGCGATAAATCGATCAGTTCAGTATATATGA